In Pelagibius sp. CAU 1746, the following proteins share a genomic window:
- a CDS encoding GFA family protein: MSAETEVRTGGCTCGAVRYRVEGAMRPVIACHCGQCRKTLTNYSAFSAARRGDLQIENAEGVTWFESSPGVRRGFCRRCGGALFWDRTGNDFISVAAGSVDQPSGLRQVRHIYVEDKADFYELSDGLETFPQDHGDDQWPEDGD, encoded by the coding sequence GTGAGCGCAGAGACGGAAGTCCGTACCGGCGGCTGTACCTGCGGCGCGGTACGCTATCGCGTCGAGGGGGCCATGCGCCCGGTCATCGCTTGCCACTGCGGCCAGTGCCGCAAGACCCTCACCAACTACAGCGCCTTCTCCGCCGCCCGGCGCGGCGATCTGCAGATCGAGAATGCCGAGGGAGTCACCTGGTTCGAGTCCTCTCCGGGCGTGCGGCGCGGCTTCTGCCGCCGCTGCGGCGGCGCCCTGTTCTGGGACCGCACCGGCAACGATTTCATTTCCGTCGCCGCGGGCAGCGTCGACCAGCCGTCCGGCCTCCGGCAAGTGCGTCACATCTACGTCGAGGACAAGGCCGATTTCTATGAGCTCAGCGACGGGCTGGAGACGTTCCCGCAGGACCATGGCGACGACCAATGGCCGGAGGACGGTGACTGA
- a CDS encoding TadE family protein: MQFSAVLPIENPEVQRRHFPGAWRRLCSDCAGITAVEFALMAPVFLTLFFGVIELGRAAYTQGVVTFAAEEATRYAVVNYSISEEEVRDLTEDCLLGVKRSRINAIVVTGPVNPADNTRTISVEVSYNFEFLMPFLPDDTVTISGNSRGFLIPPPLGAAPVVTGSPIGCGR; this comes from the coding sequence ATGCAGTTTTCAGCGGTCTTGCCGATCGAAAACCCGGAGGTCCAGCGCCGGCACTTCCCGGGCGCTTGGCGCCGCCTGTGCAGCGACTGTGCGGGCATCACGGCCGTCGAGTTCGCCCTCATGGCGCCGGTCTTCCTGACGCTGTTCTTCGGGGTGATCGAACTGGGGCGGGCTGCCTACACTCAGGGCGTGGTGACCTTCGCCGCGGAGGAGGCGACGCGCTATGCGGTGGTGAACTACAGCATCAGCGAGGAGGAGGTGCGCGACCTGACGGAAGACTGCCTCCTGGGCGTCAAGCGGTCCCGCATCAACGCCATCGTGGTCACCGGTCCCGTCAATCCGGCGGACAACACCCGCACCATCTCCGTCGAAGTCAGCTACAACTTCGAATTCCTGATGCCCTTTCTGCCGGACGATACCGTCACCATCAGCGGCAATTCGCGGGGCTTCCTGATCCCGCCGCCCCTGGGGGCCGCTCCGGTGGTCACCGGTTCGCCCATCGGCTGCGGGCGTTAG
- a CDS encoding FliM/FliN family flagellar motor switch protein: MPDEDEKKAETPAEESTAEESAEEGDVDQDAMMAEWEAMAAEGEAEEGGGDAAPEPTSAEGAGEVPLVKIPAIHEVSLEAYAILGTASMPVSQLLRMGRGAVVELETSLGDEIEMRINDQLVAKGEVVVVEDRIAIEITEIVKREGS, encoded by the coding sequence ATGCCGGACGAAGACGAGAAAAAGGCCGAGACGCCGGCCGAAGAATCCACGGCCGAAGAGTCCGCGGAAGAGGGCGATGTCGACCAGGACGCCATGATGGCGGAATGGGAAGCCATGGCGGCGGAAGGCGAAGCGGAGGAAGGCGGCGGCGACGCGGCGCCCGAACCCACCTCCGCCGAGGGCGCCGGCGAGGTGCCGCTCGTAAAGATCCCTGCCATCCACGAGGTTTCGCTGGAAGCTTACGCAATTCTGGGCACGGCCTCGATGCCGGTCAGCCAGCTGCTGCGTATGGGGCGCGGCGCCGTCGTGGAGCTGGAGACCAGCCTGGGTGACGAAATCGAAATGCGCATCAACGATCAACTCGTCGCCAAGGGCGAGGTGGTTGTGGTGGAGGACCGCATCGCCATCGAGATCACCGAGATCGTCAAGCGCGAAGGCAGCTGA
- a CDS encoding PhnD/SsuA/transferrin family substrate-binding protein has protein sequence MRASLPMYELPGLEAATDAWWASLAAALRAVGLEEVPQRLTRSADPAELWTAPELLFSQTCGYPLTHALAGKVTLVATPVYDVPGCAGGHYRSEILVRAGDAAPDLAALRGRRAAANARDSQSGYSALRHAVAPLAEGGRFFSEVKVSGSHLASMTLVAAGEADVCAIDCVTYHLLKSTDPGLTARLRVLAPSAQAPALPFIARCGLGAAELQRLRDGLAAAVADPALAEVRAALLIKDVVIKPLSDYDRILELEAAAVAAGYPELA, from the coding sequence ATGCGGGCCAGCCTGCCGATGTATGAGTTGCCCGGGCTTGAGGCGGCCACCGATGCCTGGTGGGCGAGCCTGGCCGCGGCGCTGCGTGCCGTGGGTCTGGAGGAGGTCCCGCAGCGCTTGACGCGCAGCGCCGATCCCGCGGAGCTGTGGACGGCGCCGGAGCTGCTGTTCAGCCAGACCTGCGGCTATCCTCTGACCCACGCCCTTGCCGGCAAGGTGACGCTGGTGGCGACGCCGGTCTATGACGTGCCTGGCTGTGCAGGAGGGCACTATCGCAGCGAGATTCTCGTGCGCGCCGGTGACGCGGCGCCCGACCTCGCCGCCCTGCGCGGCCGCCGGGCGGCGGCCAACGCGCGTGACTCGCAGAGCGGCTACAGCGCCCTGCGCCATGCCGTCGCGCCGCTGGCCGAAGGCGGCCGTTTCTTCAGCGAGGTGAAAGTGAGCGGCAGCCACCTGGCGTCCATGACCCTGGTGGCCGCGGGGGAGGCCGATGTCTGCGCCATCGACTGCGTCACCTATCATCTGCTGAAGTCGACCGATCCAGGCCTGACCGCCCGCCTGCGCGTCCTCGCCCCCAGCGCGCAAGCGCCGGCCTTGCCCTTCATCGCCCGGTGCGGCCTCGGCGCGGCGGAGCTGCAGCGCCTGCGCGACGGTCTTGCCGCCGCCGTCGCCGACCCGGCCCTGGCCGAAGTACGCGCGGCCCTGCTGATCAAGGATGTGGTGATCAAGCCGCTGAGCGACTATGACCGTATCCTGGAGCTCGAGGCCGCCGCCGTGGCGGCCGGCTATCCCGAACTCGCCTGA
- a CDS encoding fatty acid desaturase codes for MLEEGSVAREFVRKPVSSLKVSSERPPATAARHLPRRLEAPTLLVALAIYGGFGALTWFHAALPWWVLLPLGAYLVAWHGSLQHEVTHGHPTPSALANELLVLPSLWLWVPFRRYRDSHLAHHDDAHLTDPLEDPESYYLDAANWAAAGPLTRTFLRVHNTLAGRLLFGPLRCVVLFWKGEIARALGGDFGHAKAWAIHAAGVALVLAWVVGVCGLPLWQYLLFFVYPGISLSLLRSFLEHQARPEVTERSVIIEAGPLMSLLFLNNNLHLVHHDKPGLAWYRIPALYRQRRALFLASNGGYFFKGYGEVFRRYFLRAKEQPLHPAAA; via the coding sequence GTGTTGGAAGAAGGCAGCGTCGCCAGAGAATTCGTCCGAAAACCGGTTTCGTCCCTGAAGGTCTCCAGCGAAAGGCCGCCGGCCACGGCCGCGCGGCACCTGCCGCGGCGGCTCGAGGCGCCGACTCTGCTGGTCGCCCTGGCGATCTATGGCGGCTTCGGCGCCCTCACCTGGTTCCACGCCGCCCTGCCCTGGTGGGTCCTGCTGCCCTTGGGCGCCTACCTGGTCGCCTGGCACGGCTCCCTGCAGCACGAGGTGACCCACGGCCACCCCACGCCCAGCGCCCTGGCCAACGAACTGCTGGTGCTGCCGAGCCTTTGGCTGTGGGTGCCCTTCCGGCGCTATCGCGACAGCCACCTCGCCCACCACGACGACGCGCATCTGACCGACCCGCTTGAAGATCCGGAATCCTATTACCTGGACGCCGCGAACTGGGCGGCCGCCGGGCCGCTGACCCGCACCTTCCTCCGGGTCCACAACACCCTGGCCGGGCGCCTGCTTTTCGGGCCGCTGCGCTGCGTCGTCCTGTTCTGGAAGGGTGAGATCGCCCGTGCCCTCGGCGGTGACTTCGGCCACGCCAAGGCCTGGGCGATCCATGCCGCCGGCGTGGCGCTGGTGCTGGCCTGGGTGGTCGGCGTCTGCGGCCTGCCGCTGTGGCAATACCTGCTGTTCTTCGTCTATCCGGGCATTTCACTGTCGCTGCTGCGCTCCTTCCTGGAGCACCAGGCACGCCCGGAAGTGACCGAACGCTCGGTGATCATCGAAGCGGGGCCGTTGATGAGCCTGCTGTTTCTCAACAACAACCTGCACCTCGTCCATCACGACAAGCCGGGCCTCGCCTGGTACCGCATCCCGGCGCTCTACCGCCAGCGCCGCGCCCTCTTCCTCGCCTCCAACGGCGGCTACTTCTTCAAGGGCTACGGCGAGGTCTTCCGGCGCTACTTCCTGCGCGCCAAGGAACAGCCGCTGCATCCGGCGGCGGCCTGA
- a CDS encoding aminotransferase class V-fold PLP-dependent enzyme, translating into MITEKPGLMEEIRGRFAHVDTCPVTGPRIFFENAGGALTLKSVVETSATFAAIPDNQGRDNPASKELMRVIDQAKADMRTFFNVAGGQLFVGESGTEVLFRLIRSAINAAPEGGKLLGSTLEHPATRSAMGYWAEKTGREHVLVAHDDASGTVTVEAYKKALSPDLRVATILHTSPVTGMAVDVPAIAAAIRAAAPGCLIIVDGIQHASHGHIDIDSYGIDGYAISPYKVFSRHGYGIGWASDRLTALPKEQLRGGPAENWELGTRDTGAYATFSDVVDYFAWLGGQFTDSGDKRARIEAAAEAIHAHEKTLTDAMLYGTGNLKGLSEMAGVGIIGGVENPAREGLVSLTVEGVDAPDVVAALNDQSIRTHTRKADHYSGNVLEPLGLPSAVRVSLCHYNTLEEVAQFLAAMAEIAGETGAP; encoded by the coding sequence ATGATCACCGAGAAACCCGGCCTGATGGAGGAAATCCGCGGCCGCTTCGCCCACGTCGATACCTGCCCCGTCACCGGCCCGCGCATCTTCTTCGAGAACGCCGGCGGCGCGCTGACCTTGAAGTCGGTGGTCGAGACCTCCGCCACCTTCGCGGCCATCCCGGACAACCAGGGGCGCGACAACCCGGCCTCCAAGGAGCTGATGCGGGTCATCGACCAGGCCAAGGCCGACATGCGGACCTTCTTCAACGTGGCCGGCGGCCAGCTCTTCGTCGGCGAAAGCGGCACCGAGGTCCTGTTCCGCCTCATCCGCAGCGCGATCAATGCCGCCCCCGAGGGCGGCAAGCTGCTGGGCAGCACGCTGGAGCATCCCGCCACGCGCAGCGCCATGGGCTACTGGGCGGAGAAGACCGGGCGCGAGCACGTTCTCGTCGCCCACGACGACGCCAGCGGCACCGTCACGGTGGAAGCCTACAAGAAGGCACTGTCGCCCGACCTGCGCGTCGCGACCATCCTGCACACCTCCCCCGTCACCGGCATGGCCGTCGACGTCCCGGCCATCGCCGCGGCGATCCGCGCGGCAGCACCGGGCTGCCTTATCATCGTCGACGGCATTCAGCACGCGAGCCACGGCCACATCGACATCGACAGCTACGGCATCGACGGCTACGCCATCTCGCCCTACAAGGTCTTCTCGCGGCACGGCTACGGCATCGGCTGGGCCTCCGACCGGCTGACCGCCCTGCCCAAGGAGCAGCTGCGCGGCGGGCCGGCGGAGAACTGGGAGCTGGGCACCCGCGACACCGGGGCCTACGCCACCTTCTCCGACGTCGTCGACTACTTCGCCTGGCTGGGCGGCCAGTTCACCGACTCCGGCGACAAGCGCGCCCGCATCGAGGCGGCCGCCGAGGCGATCCACGCCCACGAAAAGACCCTCACCGACGCGATGCTCTACGGCACCGGCAACCTGAAGGGCCTGAGTGAGATGGCGGGCGTCGGGATCATCGGCGGCGTCGAGAACCCGGCCCGCGAGGGCCTGGTCTCCCTTACCGTCGAGGGCGTCGACGCTCCGGATGTGGTCGCCGCGCTCAACGACCAGAGCATCCGCACCCACACCCGCAAGGCCGACCACTACTCCGGCAATGTTCTGGAGCCGCTCGGCCTGCCGTCGGCGGTGCGCGTCTCCCTCTGCCACTACAACACCCTGGAAGAGGTCGCGCAGTTCCTCGCGGCCATGGCGGAAATCGCCGGCGAGACGGGCGCGCCGTAA
- a CDS encoding amidase family protein, translating into MSQDESLCDLSAVELRRLIGGREISPVELLTDCHRRIDAVNPVLNAIVAEDREAALTAARAAEAAVAAGDELGPLHGLPLGIKDLNETEGLTTTFGSPRYARHVPQKDDPLVASLRAAGGIVAAKTNTPEFGAGANTTNEVYGTTANPFDVRRTCAGSSGGSAVALATGMLPLASGSDLGGSLRTPAAYCGVVGLRPTPGVVPMVRKEMAWSPLWTEGPMARDVGDIALFLRAMAGSDPRDPLTGFADGKDFEELRPLSLDGLRIAVSEDLGVAPVSRQVRGLFRDRVERVARLTDCEEAAPPLAGADRCFEVLRAVGFLGRLRKLVERTPEQAGPNVAANVKLGLTFSAADVAEAMAAQTRLYHRFIDFMAGYDALICPVASIQPFDKTQLFPREIDGQPLETYISWIAITYALTLAAHPVLVLPCGKDEDGLPFGLQVVGRRGGEADLLRLGLALEAAFAADETTKAYKPSLGQLAV; encoded by the coding sequence ATGAGCCAAGACGAAAGCCTCTGTGATCTTTCCGCCGTCGAGCTGCGCCGCCTGATTGGCGGGCGGGAGATCTCGCCGGTCGAGCTGCTGACCGATTGCCACCGGCGCATCGATGCCGTGAACCCGGTGCTGAACGCCATAGTGGCCGAAGACCGCGAGGCGGCGCTGACGGCGGCGCGGGCGGCCGAGGCGGCAGTGGCGGCCGGAGACGAACTCGGCCCCCTGCACGGTCTGCCGCTCGGCATCAAGGACTTGAACGAGACCGAGGGCCTCACCACCACCTTCGGCTCGCCGCGCTATGCCCGGCACGTGCCGCAGAAGGACGACCCCTTGGTGGCGAGCTTGCGCGCGGCCGGCGGGATCGTCGCCGCGAAGACCAATACCCCGGAGTTCGGCGCCGGCGCCAACACCACCAACGAGGTCTACGGCACCACGGCCAATCCCTTCGATGTGCGGCGGACCTGTGCCGGGTCCTCCGGAGGGTCCGCAGTGGCGCTGGCGACCGGCATGCTGCCGCTGGCCAGTGGTTCCGATCTCGGCGGTTCGCTGCGCACGCCGGCGGCCTATTGCGGCGTCGTCGGCCTGCGCCCGACACCGGGAGTGGTGCCCATGGTGCGCAAGGAGATGGCCTGGTCGCCGCTCTGGACGGAAGGGCCGATGGCGCGCGACGTCGGCGACATCGCCCTCTTTCTGCGGGCCATGGCCGGCAGCGATCCCCGCGACCCGCTGACCGGCTTCGCCGACGGCAAGGACTTCGAGGAGTTGCGCCCGCTCTCGCTCGACGGCCTGCGCATCGCCGTTTCCGAAGACCTGGGGGTGGCGCCGGTGAGCCGGCAGGTGCGCGGGCTGTTCCGCGACAGGGTCGAGCGGGTTGCCCGGCTGACGGACTGCGAGGAAGCCGCACCGCCGCTGGCCGGCGCCGACCGCTGCTTCGAGGTTCTGCGCGCGGTGGGCTTTCTCGGCCGCCTGCGCAAGCTGGTCGAGCGCACGCCGGAACAAGCCGGGCCCAACGTCGCCGCCAACGTCAAGCTGGGCCTGACCTTCAGTGCGGCAGACGTGGCCGAGGCCATGGCCGCGCAGACCCGGCTCTATCATCGCTTCATCGACTTCATGGCGGGTTACGACGCGCTCATCTGCCCGGTGGCCTCGATCCAGCCTTTCGACAAGACCCAACTCTTCCCACGGGAGATCGACGGGCAGCCGCTCGAAACCTACATTTCCTGGATCGCCATCACCTATGCTTTGACCCTGGCCGCGCACCCGGTCCTGGTGCTGCCCTGCGGGAAGGACGAGGACGGCCTGCCTTTCGGGCTGCAGGTCGTGGGGCGCCGCGGCGGGGAGGCCGATCTGCTGCGCCTGGGGCTCGCCCTGGAAGCGGCCTTTGCCGCGGATGAAACGACAAAGGCGTACAAGCCGAGCCTCGGTCAACTGGCCGTATAA
- a CDS encoding thermonuclease family protein: MLPHRTTAGGHALRLALAVLLSLGLVAPVPAQMGKADIRGQAPQAIDSGLLDFGGKPVYLYGLRGARPDQSCTMRSGQTWPCGREARWAARNRIANHWVECVERARGPGGEVFALCYLGGVGGPELNAWLVEQGWALAARDYAQDYAAAEDAARAAGRGLWRGQQP, translated from the coding sequence ATGCTACCACACCGCACCACCGCCGGCGGGCACGCCCTGCGCCTCGCTCTCGCCGTCCTGCTGTCTCTCGGCCTCGTTGCCCCGGTCCCTGCCCAGATGGGCAAGGCGGACATCCGCGGCCAGGCGCCCCAGGCAATCGATTCGGGCCTGCTCGATTTTGGCGGCAAGCCCGTTTATCTCTACGGCCTGCGCGGCGCGCGTCCCGATCAGAGCTGCACCATGCGCAGCGGCCAGACTTGGCCCTGCGGGCGCGAAGCACGCTGGGCGGCCCGCAACCGCATCGCAAACCACTGGGTCGAATGCGTCGAGCGGGCCCGCGGCCCCGGCGGCGAAGTCTTCGCCCTCTGCTATCTCGGTGGAGTCGGCGGGCCTGAGTTGAATGCCTGGCTCGTCGAGCAGGGCTGGGCTCTGGCCGCCCGCGACTATGCCCAGGACTACGCGGCCGCCGAAGACGCCGCCCGGGCGGCAGGCCGGGGCCTGTGGCGCGGTCAACAACCTTAA
- a CDS encoding pilus assembly protein TadG-related protein, translating into MTLTQVKRRFAVMLRKPLALVRDRDGGALAVTAVLLPTIIGFAGLSVDLTHWYSQRRAMQNMADGAAIAATHAVMAGGNSASVQSAAVEGAARNGWNAADGYGLQSFAPPQGGLYPGLNRAAEVRVTRNVPLYFLGAIGVGPVEVSARATGAGVDNGPQCVIALDHEADRAITFTGDANVRLGCGIASNSSSNRSIYIAGSAILEANPAQAYGDIYVGNTATLITQSPVQPYSQRVDDPYADVIMPVDPTTCSETNFWAQTTDTYLSPPLQPGRYCGGLRIDGTADLAPGIYIVADGDFEVGAQAVLTGDEVTIVLTGATPGSVGNVKINGGAEITLTPTTTGEMAGILFYQDPMASSGTSSIIESKFNGEAQVNLTGALYFPQRQVEYGGSASASGASCLHIVARTVEFTGEANITNDPATCAAFGLQEVNQLRVQLVE; encoded by the coding sequence GTGACGCTTACACAGGTGAAGCGCCGCTTTGCGGTGATGCTTCGAAAACCCCTCGCGCTGGTCCGGGACCGCGACGGCGGTGCCCTGGCGGTGACCGCGGTCCTCTTGCCGACGATCATCGGCTTTGCCGGTCTCAGCGTCGATCTGACTCACTGGTATTCGCAACGCCGCGCCATGCAGAACATGGCCGACGGCGCGGCCATTGCCGCGACGCATGCGGTCATGGCGGGCGGCAATTCGGCGTCGGTGCAGAGCGCGGCCGTCGAAGGCGCCGCCCGCAACGGCTGGAACGCGGCCGACGGCTATGGGCTGCAGAGCTTTGCGCCGCCACAGGGCGGCCTCTATCCGGGCCTGAACCGGGCGGCCGAGGTCCGCGTCACGCGCAACGTGCCGCTCTACTTCCTCGGCGCGATCGGCGTGGGCCCGGTCGAGGTCAGCGCCCGCGCCACCGGCGCCGGCGTCGACAACGGGCCGCAGTGCGTCATCGCGCTGGACCACGAGGCCGACCGCGCCATCACCTTTACCGGCGACGCCAATGTGAGACTGGGCTGCGGCATCGCGTCGAACTCCAGCAGCAACCGCTCGATCTATATTGCCGGGTCGGCCATCCTGGAAGCCAATCCGGCCCAGGCCTATGGCGACATCTATGTCGGCAACACCGCGACACTGATTACCCAGAGTCCGGTGCAGCCTTATTCGCAGCGCGTCGACGACCCTTACGCCGACGTGATCATGCCGGTCGATCCGACGACCTGCAGCGAGACGAATTTCTGGGCGCAGACCACCGATACCTACCTTTCTCCGCCGCTTCAGCCTGGACGGTATTGCGGTGGCCTGCGGATCGATGGAACCGCCGACCTTGCGCCGGGCATCTATATCGTGGCCGACGGCGACTTCGAGGTCGGGGCCCAGGCGGTGCTGACCGGTGACGAAGTGACCATCGTGCTGACCGGTGCGACGCCGGGGTCCGTCGGCAACGTGAAGATCAACGGCGGCGCCGAGATCACCCTGACGCCGACCACCACCGGCGAGATGGCGGGGATTCTGTTCTACCAGGATCCCATGGCCAGTTCCGGTACCAGCAGCATCATCGAGAGCAAGTTCAACGGTGAAGCCCAGGTCAACCTGACCGGCGCCCTGTATTTCCCTCAGCGCCAGGTGGAGTACGGCGGCAGTGCTTCGGCGTCCGGCGCCAGTTGCCTGCACATTGTCGCCAGGACCGTCGAGTTTACCGGTGAAGCGAACATCACCAACGACCCCGCCACCTGCGCCGCTTTCGGCTTGCAGGAGGTGAACCAGTTGCGCGTGCAGCTGGTTGAATAG
- a CDS encoding PilZ domain-containing protein, giving the protein MTSKIGPEHLRDFERRRSLRFVLPHQEDVVLTAAGREYRGKLEDVSVGGAKLRLTGGPPAPSDVSLSHESAGVIDGVCMWHDGESLGISFELTDPALRLISLCLRQGVPNGNIHAA; this is encoded by the coding sequence ATGACTTCGAAGATTGGACCAGAGCACCTGCGAGATTTCGAGCGCCGCCGATCGCTGCGCTTCGTGCTGCCGCATCAGGAGGACGTCGTCCTGACCGCGGCAGGGCGAGAGTATCGCGGTAAGCTCGAGGACGTCTCCGTCGGCGGAGCCAAGCTGCGTCTCACCGGCGGGCCGCCGGCGCCCTCGGACGTCTCCCTGAGCCACGAAAGCGCGGGCGTCATCGACGGCGTCTGCATGTGGCACGACGGCGAAAGCCTGGGCATTTCCTTCGAACTCACCGACCCGGCGCTGCGTCTGATCTCGCTCTGCCTGCGCCAGGGCGTGCCCAACGGCAATATCCACGCCGCCTAG
- a CDS encoding helix-turn-helix transcriptional regulator has protein sequence MDRRLTVETFRERLAQVIERSGLSRSGFAAKAGLDRSTLSQLLSGANDRLPRAETIAAIAEQEQVSTDWLLGLVQEEKIGTNILSEAPEIARGASSYSDERLARWRAEAVGYKIRYVPSTLPDLLKGEEVIRYEYTQQGSAMPAIRLEQAEARLAYSRRPETDLEACSSIQALEGFARGQGIWEQLPTASRKQQLSWMIALVDELYPTFRWFLFDGLEHYSAPVTIFGPSRAAVYIGNMYFVFNSTEHIRALTQHFDNLIRGAIVQPPEVPRVLNRLLRELEESEQ, from the coding sequence ATGGACCGCCGTCTTACCGTCGAGACTTTCCGTGAGCGCCTCGCCCAGGTGATCGAGCGTTCCGGCCTCAGCCGCTCCGGTTTCGCGGCCAAGGCCGGGCTCGACCGTTCGACCTTGTCGCAGCTCCTCTCCGGCGCCAACGACCGCCTGCCGCGCGCCGAGACCATTGCCGCCATCGCCGAGCAGGAGCAGGTCTCCACCGACTGGCTGCTGGGGCTGGTGCAGGAAGAGAAAATCGGCACCAACATCCTCAGCGAGGCGCCGGAGATCGCCCGTGGTGCTTCCTCCTATTCCGACGAGCGCCTGGCGCGCTGGCGTGCCGAGGCGGTGGGCTACAAGATCCGCTACGTGCCCTCGACCCTGCCGGACCTGCTGAAGGGCGAGGAGGTCATCCGCTACGAATACACCCAGCAGGGCAGCGCGATGCCCGCCATCCGCCTGGAGCAGGCCGAGGCGCGCCTGGCCTACAGCCGGAGGCCGGAGACGGACCTGGAGGCCTGCTCCTCCATCCAGGCGCTGGAAGGCTTCGCCCGCGGCCAGGGGATATGGGAGCAATTGCCGACCGCCAGCCGCAAGCAGCAGCTCTCTTGGATGATTGCCCTGGTCGACGAGCTCTACCCGACGTTTCGCTGGTTTCTCTTCGACGGGCTGGAGCACTATTCGGCGCCGGTCACCATCTTCGGGCCGTCGCGCGCGGCGGTCTACATCGGCAACATGTACTTCGTCTTCAACTCCACCGAACACATCCGCGCTCTGACGCAGCACTTCGACAATCTGATCCGGGGCGCTATCGTGCAGCCTCCGGAGGTGCCGCGGGTGCTGAACCGGCTGTTGAGGGAGCTTGAGGAGTCGGAGCAGTGA
- a CDS encoding TadE family protein gives MLGKNLARWGTAAVRHWRKLGACRRGVVTIEGAFVATVLGLLMIGVIDFGLAYKRHAELENAVRAGTQYALVRRPQQGDVNPIRTAVWETAPFYEGAPGTALDVEFYCECPDGSPSQCSAPGGVALCSGGIERSAFVRVRLSQDFDLLFAYPGVGTSVDLAAEGSVRLN, from the coding sequence ATGCTGGGAAAGAATCTGGCACGCTGGGGTACCGCCGCCGTCCGCCACTGGCGGAAGCTCGGTGCCTGTCGCAGAGGCGTCGTGACCATCGAGGGCGCCTTCGTGGCAACGGTCCTGGGGCTCCTGATGATCGGCGTCATCGATTTCGGCTTGGCCTACAAGCGCCATGCCGAGCTGGAGAATGCCGTGCGCGCGGGCACGCAGTATGCCCTGGTGCGGCGTCCCCAGCAGGGCGATGTCAATCCGATCCGCACGGCGGTATGGGAGACGGCGCCCTTCTACGAGGGCGCGCCGGGTACCGCATTGGATGTGGAATTCTATTGCGAATGCCCGGACGGTTCCCCATCCCAGTGTTCGGCGCCCGGCGGCGTGGCGCTCTGCAGCGGCGGCATCGAACGCTCCGCTTTCGTGCGAGTGCGGCTCAGCCAGGATTTTGATCTGCTCTTCGCCTATCCCGGCGTTGGGACGAGCGTGGATCTGGCCGCCGAGGGCTCGGTGCGGCTGAATTGA